The Zymoseptoria tritici IPO323 chromosome 4, whole genome shotgun sequence genome includes the window AACAAGCCGGAGAGAATGAGGCCGCCGAGGAGTAAGAAGAAGCCGACGGAGAACTGGGTGTCTTTGGGAGTGGCCGCGATGAAGGGCTGGCTGGCCGAAGCGTCCCAGAGAGCCTGAAGCGATTGGGCAGACATCGATTCGAGCGTGAAATGAGCGAATGACAGATACCGATGGGAGGTTCTGTTCGTGGATGTGTTGTTCGATTGTGGTGATTTGCTGTTGTCAGAAGCTCTACAAAGTTCTGGAGAACAGCTGGACGCTGCTGATCGACCCTGCAAGATATAAGGTTCTTGCCGCCCCCGCAGATCATTACTAGCGCATCGCAATCGCGGTCTTCAATTCATGCGCGCATTCAAtctatctttcccttcacACTCCTCACAACTTGACCTCACTCTCGACATATATCACTACCCAGCATGTCCTCCACCAAGGAAGACAAGCGCAAAGCCGAAGACGAAATCGAGCACGATCCTAAGCGACTCAAGCCCTCAGTATCGCCTCCACCAAGCGACGACACACCCACCATCCGACACGAGCTCTTCCCCGAGAAGCCCGCCGTGACAGAAGAGCGCAACGGCGACATCTCATTCCGCGTGGTCAACAATGACGGCCAGAACTCCtccttcatcatcctcacaGGCCTGAAGTGCATCTTCCAGAAGCAATTACCCAAGATGCCAAAGGACTACATCGCGCGATTGGTATACGATCGCACGCACTTGAGCATCGCAATCGTGAAGAAGCCTCCAGCAGGAAGCTTTGCCGAAAGCTCTGGTCTTCCCGGAGAAGTCGTTGGAGGCATTACATATCGACCATTCAAGGGTCGCCAGTTCGCGGAGATTGTCTTCTGTGCTATCAGCAGCGACCAGCAAGTCAAAGGATACGGCGCACATCTCATGAGCCACCTCAAAGACTACGTCAAGGCCACGAGCGATGTCATGTACTTCCTCACCTACGCCGACAACTACGCTATCGGGTACTTTAAGAAGCAAGGATTCACAAAGGAGATCACACTGGACAAACCGAAATGGATGGGCTACATCAAGGATTACGAGGGAGGAACAATCATGCAGTGTTCCATGCTGCCGAAGATTAGGTATCTCGAATCAGGTCGCATGCTGCTGAAGCAAAAGGCCGCAGTTCACGCCAAAATTCGTGCTGTCAGCAAAAGTTACGAGATACACCAGCCGCCGTCAGAATGGCGCAAAGTGAAACCTGGACAACCGCTGCCGGAGATCGATCCTCTGACCATCGATGCGATCAAGGCTACAGGGTGGTCGCCAGACATGGACGTTCTCGCACGGCAGCCTCGTCGTAATCCTTCACACAGCTTACTCCTCGGTTTGCTGTCCGCACTCCAGACAAGTTCTTCTGCGTGGCCTTTCCTGCAGCCTGTTAACGGTGAAGAAGTGCACGACTATTACGACGTGATCAAAGAGCCCATGGATCTGAGTACGATGGAGAGTAAGCTTGAGAAGGATCAGTACGAGAATGTGGAGGACTTTGTCAAGGTAAGAACTGTCCATGCTATCTTCGATGTACATCATCACTAACAACACGCAGGACGTCCTCCTCCTGGTGCGCAACTGTAAGCGCTACAACGCTGAAACGACACCCTACGCAAAAGCTGCAAATAAACTCGAAAAGGAAATGTGGAAAAAGGTCCGCGAAGTGCCAGAGTGGAGTTATCTGGAAGCCGACAATTTCGAGACGACAAATCGGCAGCCTGAGTAGAATTACAAGCTTGGCTCACCGTCGGAGCTCAAACCACGATCGAGGCACCGGACATCGCGCGATGGTGTGGCTGTCACAGAACCGCAGACACCTCGCCAGAGATCAACTCCTGCTGCCGAACCAACCCCCACGTCGAGTGGGAGACGAGCGAAACAGAAACAAGCTCGGAAGTGATGCATGAGAAATGTGGATGGTCAATGAGCAACGCAGATAATGATATCAAATAATGTTGAGTAGATCTGTCGCCCTCTCTCCCTCACATGCAGTcaatggtggtggtggtggcgcaACGCCATGTCGCACAATTCGGAAGATGTCCGACATTGTCAAATGCACGGTACCTTGATTGTTGAGCTCAGCCTGCTCAGGCACCCAACCGTCGCACCGCGGCCTCCCTCCTTCCGTGACAGCGCCGTCCGCGCAGGCTTCGTGCGTTTGCCCTGGCTGGCGTCGTGGCACAGCATGTGACCGAGCACAACAGGAAAGGCCTTTTGCGGAAGAGCTGCACGAGCAGCTTTCCGTCCGTGAGATGCGACCATTGTCTGCAGTGACCTACCTCACCGCTTGCATCTGATTTGACTGCAGCGGTGTGGGCCATGCTCGTTTGGAAGTGGCGTGTCAGCGATGAGCAGCAAGCAGTAGCAAAGAAGACGTTGTGTTATACGGAAATGACTCGTTGAAGACATGCATACAAGGCCGAAGAGAGCCTGGCTATCTACCTACCCACCCACAAAATCGCTGTCGATGGAAAATCATGCCACACTCGCTTGCGCGTTTCGATATACCACGTGTCCGAAATGTCTGtctatctcttcttctcctcgatttcaTGCCGAAGTACGCTCATGCACCCAATGACGATGCTGGGAGTGGAAATGCCGAAATAAAATGCTGTTGTCCCCAGACCGGGTTGCGATCCTGATTTTCATGGCTCAAAGTCGCACCTACTCGTGAGGCCGCCGATGTCGCAAGTCTTCAACTGTCATATCGTTCTGTTCATCGTGCGCTCACATGGACTGCTGTTGTTGATCTCTGTTGGGTCGATACTGTTGTAGATCCTGCTGGCCAGTACTGTCTCGTATTCGATTTTCTTCAAACTGTATTCTGTTGAcgttgatgtcgatgtcgacgtCTCAATCAATACCGCGCATTCAGGTTCGAGACCGACATACGGTGAGCGGTGGCTGcgcgctgctgctgttgctgctggtcgAACGAAGATCGACGCCGAAGCTCGTCGACACTGGCCGAGTGTGTTGGCTGAGAGTGGCGAGGAGAGGTATAGCGCTGCTGCTGATCGTTCGGAACCATCTTGTAGTCGTCGCTGCCGTTGGCCTGGCGAATTTGGTGACGATCGGCGGAAGTCGTGGTGTCCACATCGACGCCAGTGCTGAAGCTGTATAGACTGGCTGCAGCTTCgcgggaagaggatgatgggCGGCGGTAGTCTTCATTCCCGCCAATGGACGGCAAGACCGGACGGGTGGTGCTGGCACGCGACGTGCGCTTGGTCGAGGTTGGTGGAAGCATCATGAGTGGCGTTGACTTGTAGTCAACATTGGTGGACTGGAAACTGTCGGACAGCGATGAAGTTGTGGTTGGCGAGATAGCTGGGCTTTTGGTGGAAGCTCTGAACTGATAGCCAAATGCAGGATCGTTGTTGCTCGGATATGTCGAGCTGATATCGCTGGAAGTCGGTACGGACTGGTTCACACCGTTGATAGAATCGTTGCGAGAGGTCCCCGTCGACCAAGGCATGCCGGTGCGGCTGTGGATACCAGTAATGTGAGCTCGGGACTCGTTGAAAGAACCCAAAGGTCGGATTTGAGGTACTTCTGGCGTGGGAACTCTCTGCGGGTATGCTGGCTGGTGTGGAAAAGGTAGTCGACGTTCTTGCACAGTTTGCGATGGAAGAGAGGAGTGCATGGAGGCCATGTTCAATGGTGAGAAGGCTTCTCCTGCAGCGCTCGGAAGACGACTTGTTGGCATTGTGTATGGTGCACCTTGCAAATTGCCATAGCTGAATGGTGTGCCCGACTCATAGTACATGCTCGAAGATGTTGCAGGCGCTGAAAGCGGGCCACTTGTGTATGGGCGGAAGCTCTCCAATCCGTGATTGATGGATACGGATTGCCGCGGCATGGAAGCGCTGTAGGTGTAGTCGTCCACAGACGAGGAACCATAGTCGTAATCGGAGTATGCCATTCGAGTCTGAAGCATTGGCAAAGACTGGCGATGGTGTGGTTGGTAGATACCAACATCGTATGCGGTGGTGGCGATATCGACTGGCGATGTGACAGAGTTGCTTCCCACGACTGGGAGTCCGTCGAGGTCCGTTGTTAAAGCATGACTGCCGACCTGTGTGGATGTTAGTACTTGTCATCGTATAATTTCGTTCGTGTAAAATACCAAAGTACCGACGCGGTGAAAGGTACAAGAGGCTTTGTCAACGCCAGCTGAATGACAGTTCGAGCAGCCACTGCCATCCCCTGCATCTCCACTACATCTGATCTTCCGCTTTCTGCACCGAGAGCACTGCTTCCCTGTCAGCACTTGACACCCTCTCCATATTTCAGACAAGGACAGCATACCGCTACTTGGATACGTCGACGTTGATGTCCATGAGAATGCTGATCTTGGTCATGATTGTCCGCGATCAACGTTCGATTGCCTGGACGCCCAACGTACTCCGATCTCAAATCATTTTGAGTGTCGTAGTAGCCGTGACTGTAAGGCGCCGTCCGATCGTAGTATGCGGCACTCGAATTGGCTCGTTGGTTGGATCGACTGAACGTATCGAAGTCTCCCGTGTAGTATGACTGCGTCATCATCATTCTGCGCTGATCCTGCGGGAGATTCCTGCAGGCGCATGAACAAAGCAGCAACACACGCTGAATTGCGATGGCAGTGAAGCTGGTGAGAAAGAAGACAGTCTGGCAGAAGCGTGACAGTGAAGACTGTTTCATGGAGGAGTTGGGAAAAGCACGACAAGAGGCGGATTCGTCAACACGCACTCGGTGGGACAGCAAACAGTGTAGCTTAGATGGCAAGGATTGAAAGAGGAAATGTTTGCGTCGGACGAAACGAACACGGTCGCAGAGGCAAATAAATGTATGCGAATGAGGAAGATGATTGGTAAAAGAATCTTCCTGCGTTTACAAAGATCCGTGCATTGTCGATGAGCCAGACTGCGTTTGCGAGAGTGCGCAATACCGCCCCActgaggagaagaggatcgTGCGTCAGTGGACAAGCATGACAAGGACCTAGCGGATCAATGCATTGGCGCGATCAGCATAGGGGGAGAGAACCTGGTTTGATACATGCCTGCGGCGGTCGACCGAGATGTTTGAATCCTTCACGAATTGGCCAAGGCTCGGACTGGGGTGGTGTTGTTTCAAGCTCACCGAGAATCTCAGAACTTCCTTGACTTCGGAATGCGATCCGAGTGCTGCGATGCACAGGAGACCTGTGGATGCTTGAACGTGGTCGCTTGCGATTGCGTCGGCTGCATTGGGAGAGCTTCCAGCCTTTGCCTCATGAAGCACTGGTCCAAGCATTTCGATGGGCTCCATCGACGGACGCTCTGCTATCCGTCTGGTCAAGAGGTAATCTTGTGCGTAGTGATCAGTCAAAATTCTCGCAATCCGGTAGCGATTCGGTCAGCCGAGATCCGGACTATTGTGCACGTTCCTCACTGTCAGAAGCAGCTGTTACATAGCTGTCAGTACAGGGGAAAGGTACGCCATGCGTTACACACAGAGGTGGAGAAAGCATTGGTATCTTCATGCGCGCGCAGAGGCGATGGCGCATGACCGACCCTGCATACAACATTTAACAGTTAAGCGCCAAATTCGTGGGGTATCCGTGGGATCCTTCGTGGGGTATCGTCTTCATGCAGAATCGAGAGAATGTCGCTCAATGCCACTCTCGGGGCTGCTAGCCGGATGGACTGAACCTCCGCCAGCGGCCGTCAAGCTTGACCTTTCGTCCGGCCTGAAAGGTAACGGGAGCTGGCTCGCGGGATTTGTAAAAACATCTGCCGGGCAGGATCCGCCGGGCGGCAACATGATCCGAAGAGGCTCAACCTCAGTGACACAGCATTGAAGGAAGCGGATTCTCCTCGAAACGGACTGCTCTCGAATCTCCGTGGCCCAGGAGGAGTATTTCGACACTGCCGCGATGGGCGCTGCGATCCGTGCGAAGGACCCGCGGAAAACGTAACTCATGTCCTTGGAATGTGATATGAAGCAAGGGACGAAGTTGGAGGACATCATTTCGGCACATCAGCGGGATCTCGGGCCGTGTGATACCGAAACCTTCCTCACACAAAACCTTCAAGCATCGCGACTTCCGTTGGACTTCtacaacctcacctcatGCATCCTCCATCATTGTGGCGTACTGTAAGACTGTACGCTAATCTTCAGCCCACCGTGGCCTTTCGGAAGGCTGTTGCGACCATGTCAGGTAAGACAAGAGCCTCTCCTACCTTTCCCTTCTTCATGATGATAGCAGCTGGGGCCATAAGACCGCCAGCCGCTATGCTGCTGGTTGGCAATGCTTTAAAGCCAGCTTATAAACAATCTTCTCAATTTCCTGATGATAATCGAGCCTACTCAAACGGACTTACGTGTCACTGTGGAGCAGCCGGAAGCTGACCTTCGATTCAGCAGGTTCGAAAGCTGGAAGATGGTCGAGTATGCATACGATGTGGACTCACGGAGCCTCGGAGAGACTCAAGAAAAAATGCTTGTGTGACGAAAGAAGAACCCGGCAAAGGACCCAATTCAGGAGACGATGAGTAGTGCGCAGAACGGAAATCTTGCATTTGTTAGCTGAACAACGAAACCTCCATTTACGCCAGACAGTACCATTGCCTGACCACTCTCAAATTAATCCTTCACCTTTCGGATCATGATACGTGAACGATTCATCTCCAGTAACCCCAGGTGCTTTCCAAGTGCTCACGCCGGAATGCTGATTGTACTGCTCAAAGCTGTGCGCCAGTCTttttccacctcctccaggCAGGTCCACGATAAATGCCGGCATCATGAAGCCCGCGATAGTGCCGCGGATTTGCTGCTCAAGGTCCAAGATCGTCGACAGAGGCGTGCGCAGATCCTCCACGCCGCGGACCATGTCAGATTGGTAGACGTAGTATGGTTGGATGTTGAGATCGGCCAATTTTCGAATCAGCGTGGACATCGTCTCGACCGTGTCATTCACCCCACGTAACAGCACGCTCTGATTACGCACTATCACGCCGCGTTCGAAGAGGTGACGAGCTGCTTGTTCCGTTGCCCAGGTGATCTCATTCGGGTGATTGAAGTGAGTATGCATTGCGACCTGCTTGCCCAAGTCGCGGCCTCTGTTGCTGATGTCAATGAACACATCCGACCATCGATCGTTGGGATCCGTGATACGCATTGGGCAGACTGCGAGTCCTTTGGTTGCAAACCTGAAGCGTTTGATGTGAGGGATTGCAAGAAGACGCTCGCCAATGAGCTGAAGTTGCTCCGGCTGTAGGTAGTACGCATCACCTCCTGATATGACCACATCTTGGACAGCAGGATTCTTCTCAATATACTCAAACATGGCTTCCCAGCGTTTTCGGGTCGGCTTCTGCGAGACTTTGACCACCGATTCTGTATTGTTGCCGACGGCGTATGAGCGTGTGCAGAAGCGACAGTACACTGGACAGACTGTAGTGGCTGTAACAAAGCGTCAGCGAGGCCCTCTCCGAGACGAGCTGTGAAGCTCACCTAAGAAGAGAACCTTGTCTGGGTAGCGATGAACGAGACCAGGTACGGGGGAGTCTTCCGTCTCGTGCAAGGAGTCAAGAGATAACGCTGGATGATCCGGTCGCATCGCCGACTTCAGAGGGATGAACTGCCGGCGGATGGGATCCGCATAAGGGTTGTTCCAG containing:
- the HAG2402 gene encoding histone acetyltransferase GCN5 (Histone acetyltransferase, acetylates lysine 14 on histone H3; catalytic subunit of the ADA and SAGA histone acetyltransferase complexes); amino-acid sequence: MSSTKEDKRKAEDEIEHDPKRLKPSVSPPPSDDTPTIRHELFPEKPAVTEERNGDISFRVVNNDGQNSSFIILTGLKCIFQKQLPKMPKDYIARLVYDRTHLSIAIVKKPPAGSFAESSGLPGEVVGGITYRPFKGRQFAEIVFCAISSDQQVKGYGAHLMSHLKDYVKATSDVMYFLTYADNYAIGYFKKQGFTKEITLDKPKWMGYIKDYEGGTIMQCSMLPKIRYLESGRMLLKQKAAVHAKIRAVSKSYEIHQPPSEWRKVKPGQPLPEIDPLTIDAIKATGWSPDMDVLARQPRRNPSHSLLLGLLSALQTSSSAWPFLQPVNGEEVHDYYDVIKEPMDLSTMESKLEKDQYENVEDFVKDVLLLVRNCKRYNAETTPYAKAANKLEKEMWKKVREVPEWSYLEADNFETTNRQPE